The following are from one region of the Flavobacteriaceae bacterium UJ101 genome:
- a CDS encoding 60 kDa chaperonin (Prevents misfolding and promotes the refolding and proper assembly of unfolded polypeptides generated under stress conditions; Belongs to the chaperonin (HSP60) family.) — MAKDIKFDIEARDGLKKGVDALANAVKVTLGPKGRNVVLEKSFGSPHVTKDGVSVAKEIELEDPIENMGAQMVKEVASKTNDLAGDGTTTATVLAQAIVREGLKNVAAGANPMDLKRGIDKAVEKIVTDLQSQSKEVGENSDKIQQVAAISANNDNTIGSLIAEAFGKVGKEGVITVEEAKGTDTTVDVVEGMQFDRGFISPYFVTNTEKMTAELENPYILLHDKKIANLNDILPILEPIAQSGRPLLIIAEDVEAQALSTLVVNKLRGGLKVAAVKAPGFGDRRKAMLEDIAILTNGTVITEELGMALDQTTLEMLGSAEKVSIDKDNTTVVNGAGDQSKIEARVGQIKSQIETTTSEYDKEKLQERLAKLAGGVAVLYVGAASEVEMKEKKDRVDDALHATRAAVEEGIVAGGGVALVRAITSLEAVKADNKDEETGISIVKRAIEEPLRQIITNAGGEGSVVVAKVAEGEKDFGYNAKTDEYVNMLEAGIIDPTKVTRVALENAASVAGMLLTTDCIVTEIPKDEAPAAMPPMGGGMPGMM, encoded by the coding sequence ATGGCAAAAGATATAAAATTTGATATAGAAGCACGAGACGGATTGAAAAAAGGGGTTGATGCCTTAGCAAATGCCGTAAAAGTTACTTTAGGACCTAAAGGACGTAATGTTGTATTAGAAAAATCCTTTGGATCTCCTCACGTAACTAAAGATGGGGTTTCAGTTGCAAAAGAAATTGAATTAGAAGATCCTATTGAAAATATGGGAGCACAGATGGTAAAAGAAGTGGCTTCAAAAACAAACGATTTAGCAGGTGATGGTACTACAACAGCAACTGTTTTAGCACAAGCTATTGTTCGTGAAGGACTTAAGAATGTTGCTGCAGGTGCTAATCCTATGGATCTAAAAAGAGGAATTGATAAAGCAGTTGAAAAAATTGTTACTGATTTACAATCTCAATCTAAAGAAGTAGGAGAAAATTCAGATAAAATTCAACAAGTAGCTGCTATTTCAGCGAATAACGATAATACTATTGGTTCTTTAATAGCTGAAGCATTTGGAAAAGTTGGGAAAGAAGGTGTAATTACAGTTGAAGAAGCAAAAGGAACCGATACTACTGTAGATGTCGTTGAAGGAATGCAATTTGATAGAGGATTCATCTCTCCTTATTTTGTAACGAATACAGAAAAAATGACGGCTGAATTAGAAAATCCTTATATCTTATTACATGATAAAAAGATTGCAAATTTAAACGATATTTTACCAATTTTAGAGCCTATTGCACAATCAGGTCGTCCTTTATTAATTATTGCTGAAGATGTTGAAGCACAAGCTTTATCAACTTTAGTTGTAAACAAATTAAGAGGAGGATTAAAAGTAGCTGCAGTAAAAGCACCTGGATTTGGTGATCGTAGAAAAGCCATGTTGGAAGATATTGCCATCTTAACAAATGGTACTGTTATTACTGAAGAGTTAGGAATGGCTTTAGACCAAACTACTCTTGAAATGTTAGGGTCTGCTGAAAAAGTATCCATTGACAAAGACAATACAACCGTAGTAAACGGAGCAGGTGATCAATCAAAAATTGAGGCTCGTGTTGGACAAATCAAATCACAAATTGAAACTACAACATCTGAATATGATAAGGAAAAATTACAAGAGCGTTTGGCTAAATTAGCTGGAGGTGTTGCTGTTTTATATGTAGGAGCTGCTTCTGAAGTAGAAATGAAAGAGAAGAAAGATCGTGTGGATGATGCTTTACACGCTACTCGTGCAGCAGTAGAAGAAGGTATTGTTGCTGGTGGTGGTGTCGCTTTAGTTCGAGCGATTACTTCTTTAGAAGCTGTTAAAGCTGACAATAAAGATGAAGAAACAGGTATTTCAATTGTAAAACGTGCTATTGAAGAACCTTTACGCCAAATCATTACCAATGCTGGTGGTGAAGGATCTGTTGTAGTAGCCAAAGTAGCAGAAGGAGAAAAAGATTTTGGATACAATGCTAAAACAGATGAATATGTAAACATGCTTGAAGCGGGAATTATTGATCCTACTAAAGTAACACGTGTAGCTTTAGAAAATGCAGCTTCAGTTGCAGGTATGCTACTAACAACTGATTGTATTGTAACAGAAATTCCAAAAGATGAAGCGCCTGCTGCTATGCCTCCAATGGGTGGTGGAATGCCAGGTATGATGTAA
- a CDS encoding 10 kDa chaperonin (Binds to Cpn60 in the presence of Mg-ATP and suppresses the ATPase activity of the latter; Belongs to the GroES chaperonin family.), giving the protein MSQIKPLADRVVIEPQAAETKTASGIIIPDNSKEKPQQGKIIAVGPGKKDEPMTVKEGDVVLYGKYSGTELNWQGNDLLIMKESDILAII; this is encoded by the coding sequence ATGAGTCAAATCAAACCGTTAGCAGACCGAGTGGTAATTGAACCACAAGCTGCAGAAACAAAAACAGCAAGTGGAATTATCATTCCTGACAATTCGAAAGAAAAACCTCAACAAGGAAAAATTATTGCTGTTGGCCCTGGAAAAAAAGATGAGCCTATGACTGTTAAAGAAGGTGATGTTGTTTTATATGGGAAATATTCTGGTACGGAGCTTAACTGGCAAGGGAATGATTTATTAATCATGAAAGAATCTGATATTTTAGCAATTATCTAA